GACATTGCGCTGCAGCTCGACGCCGAGCGGACCGTAGTCCCAGACGGACCCGGTGCCGCCATATATCTCCGAAGACTGGAAGACGTAGCCGCGCCGCTTGCACAGCGACACCAGCTTCTCCATCAGGTCTGAACCGTTCGACATGTGCTCGTATCTGGTTGGTGAGAGCGCCCCCCGCACGGACGCAGCCGCAAAGTAGGGCGGCGGGCGAGGGGCAGCAACGTGCGGCGAGTGGCCTATCAGGCCGGTGACGTCTGCCGTCGCAGCCGAGGCGCAGGGGCCAGGGGCCGTGGGCCCCGGATGACCGATCGGAAGATCGGGAGGATTTCCGTCGCGGGACACGACCGACAGGGCGGCGGCCGGGAAGAAGGAGGACGCTTCCCGGCTCTCGGCCGCCGCACACGCAGCGTGTGCCACGCGGCGCGGCCGCAGGTCACGTTCTCTGGCGCGGCTCCGCGGCGCAGGTCTCTTCCAGCCATCCGGTCTCGATCCGGAACAGACCGACGCGCTGCGCAGTGACGACGTATCCTACCCACAGCATCACACCGCCGAATGCGATAACGCCGATCAGGCCGGATCCCACGATCGTGCACAGTGACCCGAAAACGAACATCATCACGGCCACGCCGATCATGCCTGCGTCGTACTCGCCGTCGTTCACCCGGCGACCGCGTGCCACCGCGAGTGCTGAGCCCGTTCCCGCGAAGCCGATCACGGCAAAGACGAGGAGAACCATCTGTAATCCGGCGGTCATCATGACGCGCCTCCTTCCTGCTTACAACTCCATACCTCCACTCCGGACTGTTCACAGGAGCAAGAATGGAACCAGTTCCGGATGAAAAAAAGGGCCGCTCCCGCAGCCCCTTCCCGTTTTCCCCACACGGCCCTCAGCCGAGCGAATGCAGCACCTGTCTCAGCCGCTCCTCGGACACGTCGTGCGCGAGCGCCAGGACATCCGTCCTGCTGCGCCCGCGCAGCAGCGGGGCGCTCGCCCTCGCTCCGTCCAGCCGCTCGGACTCCCGATGGAACAGCAGCCGTCCGTGATAGGCGTCACTTTCCTGCCATGTCTCCACCATGACCCGCCAGAGCTTACCGGCTCCCGTGATGCGCCGGATCGACGCCCTGTGCCGACCTTCCGGCACCGGTTCCGTCATCATGCGTCCTCCTCAGATGGTAACCGAATTGCCCCGTGGCAATCAGCATGCCGTCTGGGAAACGCATCCATACGCACGGGCCGCGTGCGGCCCGTGCCTCAGTCCGTCCTGTCCTCTGCCTGCTGTCGCAACTCCCGCGACAGCGCCAGCAGCTGCTGACCCCTGCGTTCCAGGCCGTCCGCCAGACGTTGCGCGCTGCTTCGGCTCGGACGCCGTCGACCGCTGCGCCACGAGCGCAGGACGTCGTAGCTCAGCCCCGCGTCTGCGGCGAGCTGTCGCATCGCGAACGGCGCGTCGCGCAATACGCGTCGGATCGTCTCGCCGAGTGCTTCGGTTGTCATGTCGCCTTCTTTCCCTGAATGATACCGCAGTCTAATTCGGGAGGGCGCGCGATTGCAGTCGATGCGGGGGGCCAGCTAGGTGGTGGTACACAGCCTGGCGCCGTCGGCCAGGCGACAGCCGTCACGCCATCCGCACGGCGGGCATGCCAGGCCCGCCGTGCCCGAGGCAGATCAGAAGACACGGACGTTGAAGTAGCGCTGCGGACGTTCGCGAATGTCGGCGGCGAGCGCGCGCATCTCGCGGAGCGTGTTGTTCAGCTCGTCGAACGCGGTCTCGTCGTTGACGAGGCGGCCGAGAGTACCGTTGCCGTTGTCGATTTTCTGCATGACGGACGCAAAAGAGCCGAGCGACTCCTCGAGGCGTCCGGCGGCAGATGTCAGCGCCAGGGCGCTGCGTTCGACCTCGGAAATGGCGCCGGTCAGGGCGGTACCGGCCTCGGCACCCTGGACCTCCTCGGCGGTGCGGCGCAAAGCGATGGAAGCGAGGCGCAGTTGTTCGAAGGCGGCACGGAGCTCCTGTGCGCTGGCGGGGAGTACGGCGGCCGTGGCATGCACATCGGCCACGGCGGCCGGCGAGAGGAGGCGGTCGGCGTTGACGAGGACGGACTCGACGCGGGAGCCGAGATCGCTGGCCATCTGCGTGAGCTGGGGCGCGGTCGCGCCGCGGAGCGTGTCGCCGGGCGAGATGCTGATGGCGGACGAACCGGGAATGAGGTCGACGACATGGGCGCCGAACACGTCTCCGCTGATGGAGGCGCGGGTATCGGTGGGGAGAGCGAGGTCCTCGCGTTCGATACGCAGGCCGACGACGACGCCGCCCTGTGGATTCAGGTCGATAGAGCGAACGGTTCCAACCTGGACGCCCTGGACCTGCACGCGATCGCTGCGCTTGAGACCGCCGCCGTCGCTCAGCAGCAGGGTGACATCCATGCCGCCGCGGAAGACGGGTGCGCCGAGCATCCAGAAGAGGCCCCAGAAGAAAATGGCTGCCGCGACGATGGTCAGGAGACCGATGGCGGCGAGGTTGCGGTTGCGCTTGTGCATTGTGTTCGATTCCGTTGATCAGGCGACCGCATTGTCTTCGACGCGGCTGCGCCGAACGAATCTGCGGACGACGGGATCCTGGTTCTTTAGAATGTCCTCGGGGGTCTGCACGGCACGGACGCGACCCTCGTAGAGGAGCGCGATGCGATCGCCCACCTCGAAAGCGGTGTCGAGGTCGTGTGTGACGACGATGCTGGTAACGCCGAGCTGCCGATCCAGCTCCATGATGAGCTCGTCGATGTTGTCGGCATTCACGGGATCGAGACCTGTGGTGGGCTCGTCCCAGAGCAGGTAGCGGGGCTGGTGGGCGATGGCACGTGCCACACCGACACGCTTGCGCATGCCGCCGGAGAGCTCACTCGGATACTTGTCCATGACGGACGCGTCGAGGTTCACACGCCGCAGCAGGTCCTCGCACTCTGCGCGGCAGGCCTGCGGCGAGCGGCCTTCCTTCTCGTCGGTCTGTGCGAGCCAGAGGTTCTCCGCTACCGTGAGGGAGTCGAACAGCGCGGCGTTCTGGAAGACATAGCCGATGCGGCGTCGTACGCTGCGCAGCTCTTTGGGTGTGGCGCTGGCGATGGAGATGCCGTCGACAATGACGTCGCCCTCGTCGGGCTCGAGCAGTCCCATGGCGTGCTTGATCAGAACGCTCTTGCCGGTGCCGGAGGGGCCGAGCAGCGCGAGTGTCTCACCCTCCTCGACGACGAGATCGACGCCGCGCAGCACCATGAGGTCACCGAAGCTCTTGTGCAGATTGCGAAACTCGATCATGGTCAGAATGCCTTGAGTACGGGCACCATCAACACGTCCAGGAGCATGAGCGCGATCGTCGTTGCCACGACCGCATTGGTCGTCGTGCGCCCGACGCCCTCCGCGCCGCCGCTGCCGCTCAGGCCGACGAAACAGGCGATGAACGTGATCGCGAAGCCGAACACCGCGCCCTTCAGCACCGAGAATATCAGCGCCCAGGTACGGAAGTAGAAACGCATGCCGTACACCAGGTCGGCCGACGTCATGCCGTCGACGACGAGCAGCGCAATGAAATAACCGGCCGCCACGCCCATCGCGTTCGCGAGGATGACGAGCGGCGGAAACGCGATCAGTCCGCCCACAACGCGCGGCACGACCAGGAACGCCACGGGATCACGCCCCATCGCGACAAGCGCGTCGATCTGCTCCGTCACCTTCATGGACGCCAGCTCCGCCGCGATCGCGGCACCGACGCGCGCCATCATGACGATACCGGTGAGGACCGGCCCCAGCTCCGTGATCACGCTCGCAGCGAGGACGCTGCCGATGACCCACAGCGGCAGGCCGCCGGCGAACTGCGCGCCCGTCTGCTGCGATGTGACCGCGCCGCCGAGGAACGCCATGACGAGCACCAGCGGCAGCGACTGGATGCCCATCAGATACGCCTGCTGCAGCGCCGAATTGAAATAGAGCCGCGGCCGCGGCAGTACCCGCACGATCTGTCCCGCCAGCACCGCCGCTTCGCCAACGCGAACCAGCCCGTTCGTCAGCTTGCGCATCAGCGCGCTGCGACCCGCATGTGTGTACCCCCGCCCCTGTGATTCGATTCCGTCCCACCCGGCGCATGCCCACGCGGGGCGGCGGGTTCAGCCGGCAAACCCGTCCTGTCGTGTTTTCTGAGACCGCCCCGGCGTGCGGCGGTAGCTGCAGCCTGAGAAATTAATGGCAACGGGCGGTTGCGGACACCCTCGAGTGAGGGCTGTTCAGGCGAGGAGCTCGCCGACGCGGGCGAGGAGTTGTTCCGGGCGGAAGGGCTTCTCGATGAAGCGGGAGCCGTCCGCGAGCCCGGCGGCATCGCCGACGTCGGGCGCGACGTAGCCGGAAGTGAAGAGGATGGGTACGGAAGGGTAGTCCCTGCGCATGTGCTCACCCAGCTCGACGCCGTTCATGCCGGGCATGACGATGTCGGCGATGACGAGATGGACAAGCGTGCCGGAGGCGAGGACGTCGAGCGCTTCGTGGCCGTTCCTGGCACTGAGAACCGTGTGCCCGCTGCGGCGCAGGATGCGGCAGGTCAGGTCACGGACCGCGTCATCGTCCTCGACGACGAGCAGCGTGGCGTTCACGGAGGCATGCCGCCCGGCGGCAGGGGCCGCCCCGGAATCGGGTGTGGCACGCGGGAGGTAGATCTCGAAGCAGGAGCCGCGCCCCGTGCGACTCTGAACGCGCACATGGCCATCGAACTGCTGTACGATGCCATGGACAGTCGCGAGACCGAGACCGGTGCCCAGCTCCTTGGTGGTGAAGAACGGCTCGAAGAGGTGGGCGAGAGTTTCGGCCGACATGCCGCGACCGGTGTCGCTGACGCGGAGCAGCACATACGTGCCGGGCGGCACACGCTCGACGTCGTCCGGCCCGGTCACCTGAACGTTGGCCGTCTCGAGCGTCAGCGTCCCGCCGTCCGGCATGGCGTCCCGTGCGTTCACGACCAGGTTGAGCACGAGCTGGTTCAGCTGGGCGGCATCACACCGCACCGACCATAAGTCGTCCGCCAGGTCGTAGCGGGTCTCGACGTTGTCGGCGGCGACATGGTCGATGGCCGACGCCATGTCGCCAAGCAGCCGTGTCAGATCCACAGCGGCAGTGCGCGTGATGTGCTTGCCGCTGAACACCAGCAGCTGGCGCGTGAGCACGGCAGCGCGCTCCGCGCTGCGCCTGACTTCCGCGACATGCTCCTGCAGCGGACCGGCCCCATCGAGACGGGCGGCCAGCATGGACGCGTGACCGATCACCGTGGTAAGGACGTTGTTGAACTCGTGTGCGATGCCGCCCGCGAGCCGACCCACCGCCTCCAGCTTCTGCGCCCGGCGCAGTGCGGCCTCCGTCTCGATTTCGCGCCGCCGGTCGAGAAAGACGAGCACACGCGCCCCAGCCGACGCCTCATCGGGCGCGCTCGTGAACACACGGATATCCACCGGTTCGCCGCTCTTCGCGCGTACCGTGAGGTCGCCGGCGGTGCCATGGTCCGGCAGCTGCGCCGGTGCCAGGCCCAGCTCGCCGGCACGCCGGTCCAGCACGTCCGCCTCACTCCACCCCAGGATGGCCGTGGCCGCGGTGTTCCACCCGCTGATCGAGCCGTCTACACGGATGGCTGCGATGCCGACCGGCGCGGTCTCCAGCACGCTCGCCAGCTGCGCCGCGGACCGCTGCCGCTTCGCCACTTCGCGCCGGACCAGGATGTAAAGCAGGAGGGCGGACGCGCCAACGAAGACGCCGCCCTTGACCAGCTCCGTGAGCAGGGCCGCGCGGGTGACGCCGCCCCGGATCCACAGGGTCAGATCACCAAGCAGTATCCATGTGACGCCGAATGCCGCATACAACAGGCTGATCCGCAGCGGCGCAGGCACGCGGGCGCGCCGGGACTTTGGCGCAGACATACACCCATCGCTGTGGGTACGGGGGGCGGGAACGAGTGGAGCCAATCGGGATCGAACCGATGACCTCCTGCTTGCAAAGCAGGCGCTCTCCCAGCTGAGCTATGGCCCCTGATCCCGGAAAAATAGCGGCTGGACGGGTGTTCGTCCAGCCGTCAGCGGCCGCCGGTGTTGCCGGAGGCGAGACGCGGATTGACGATGTTGTTGTAGACTGAGCCAAACGTGTAACGCAGGCCGACGGAGGTGCCGTAGCGATACCCGGTCTGCAGCGCACGTCGCTGAAGCAGCACCTCCTCGTCCGTGGCGTCGCCCTTCGGGATGTAGATCTGATCGCGCACGCGGGAATAGTTGCCGCGCACGTCGAGGGACAGACCCCGCAGCAGACGTATGTTCAGGTTGGCGTTGCTGGAGAGATTGTGCTGCCGCACGTTGTTCAGGTAGTGCGACCCTCTCAGCTGCACGCTTGCGGAGCCCCACGGCTGCCGGAACTGCACCGAGAGCTGGAGCTGCTGGTCGGCGCGCTGCTCCGACATCCGGTCGAAGATCGTGATTTCCTCATAATCGAAATGGCGCCCGCCGACGGAATACTGCAGCGTCGCACGCCGGCGTGAAAACTCCTCATACGGGAAGAAGCTGTATTCCAGCAGTGCGGCCACGCGCGCGTAGAGATCCTGGTTCGCGTACGAGGACGTTCCCACCTCCGTACTGACGCCTGCGGACCAGAGCCTTGCGATGGAACGCGCGACGCCTGCGCTCGCCTCGTAGTCCCGGCGCACGCTATTGATCGTACGGTCCGTGAGCTTGAACTCCTGCTCCCGGTGACTCCCCTCGACACCCAGATCGATGATCCACTGCTCCGTCACGCGGCCCGCGTTCGCCGACAATTCGAATTGCCGTTCCTGCTCGCGCGACTCCCCGTTCAGCCGCGCGTCGCCCCGCACTGAAAAAACCCAGAAGTTCCACGGGTCGTCCACGGGACCTGCTGCGACCGGCTCGCCTTCGATCTCGTCCTCCGTCAGCACGCGCAGTCCCGCTGCGGCCCTCGTCATGACAGCGTAGCGCACCAGTCCCTGCGCGATGCGCGAGGTCAGCATGTCGCGCTGCTCGGCACTGGTAGTGCTCTGCTGCGTCGCGAAGTCGATATCGACGCTGTCGCCGGCAAAGCGCCGTGTCCCCGTCATCGAGACCCTGTACCTGGAGCCGCCGCCGCCCGTGGACTGCGATGTCACCATCACGTACACGTCCGCATCGACGCGGTCGCGCATCCAGTTGACGAACTTGATCTCGTTACGGATATGCGTGTTGTCGCAACCATGCGTCTGGCAGTCGAGAAACACGGTCGGCGGCGGCTCGCCCGGCGCCTGTGCGGCGGCAGGGAGGGCTGTCGCCGCCAGGAGCAGCAATATGGCAAAGCGCATGTAATTACAGGTCGGGGTGAATGAACGAATGCATACAATGTGCGACGCCGTCGACGCGCTGGCAAATCGGGCGGCAGCGCCGTGACAGCCGCCGGCTCTGCCGCGCGCTACGAGGCGGGGACGGAGTGCAGGTGTGTGGCGGTGCTGCGCAGTGCGAGCTCGTCGCTGACGGCAGCGGCGACCTCACTATCGGACAACCAGCCGTTGTCCCACAGGATGGTGAAGGCGTTCCGCGCGCGACCGCAGCGGTCGCGGCGACAGGAGCCGGCTCCACCGCTCTTGTAGGAGATGACGCAGCCGGTCCAGGTGCCGCGCAGGACGGCGTGGCGCGCGAGGTCGTCGTGCAGCTGCAGGAGTCCATCGAAGCTGAATTCCGCGAGCTCGGCACGCAGTTCGGTCATCGCCTCCGCGCGGTGGTCATCGGCGAGTCGAAGGGTAGACATGATTTCCTTCCCGTTGCAGTCGGTCCGAAGCGGGAGGGTGCAGGAGGCGTGCCCGGGTGGAGCAGCGCCCGTGGAATCAGGCGGTGCGGTGGGGACGTGCGGGGCGGATCTCGGCGCGGCGGATACGAGCAGCCTGGAGGATGATGGCACAGGCCAGCTCGGCGTCTTCCATGAGGAAGTAGCGGGCCTTTGTCTGGCCGATCTCTTCGAGACGCACGCCGTCGGCATACAGCACGAGCTGCTCGGTGCGTGCGTGCGGGATGCTGACCGTGCGCCGCGCGCCGCGGAAAATGGTGCGGCGGCTGGTGACGATGAGGACACCGATATCGCTGGGCAGTATGTCGGCCGCGGGACGAAGCGCGTGGCGTTCGGCCGTGGCGGCGAACGGGTCGGCGCTGAGAATGGCGAAGGCGGTGCCGACGAGACGGGGTCGAGCGGAGAGGGGGAGCGGGATGCGTTCGGCAATGGTGCACTGCACGACCCAGTAACAACGCTCGTCCGGCACGAGTGGGACGGGTGAGGAGACGTCGGGCATGTTCCCCTCGGCGATGCGTGCGAGCATGCGCAGACGGCTCAGCTGGGTGAGGTCGCTGCCGAGGTCCTTCTCGGAGAGGCCGAGCTGTTGCTGGAGGCGCGTGAGAGTGCTGTCCTCATCGGCCGTAAGACGCGCATCCGCTGCGGCATCGCGCAACGCGCCGCGATAGATCGCCAGCGCGGCGACGCGCACCTCATCGGGAGTGAGGTCACCCCTGGAGCGCACCGCTTCGAGCTCTTCGAGCTCCTCCGGGGTGAGCACACCATCATCGAGCGCCTGCTTCAGCAGTCGCTGATATTCCCCGCGCAGACGGCGGCGGCGGCGCTGCTCGAACGTACGCAGGACCAGCAGCGCGACGAAGCTCGCCACCAGCAGCGGAATGATCCAGGTCGAGTCCATGACCGATGCTACGGGAGGATCAGCGGAGAATGCAAGGGGAGCGGCGGCAGGTCCAACGGGCCGCGCCCCGCTGCCGCAGGAGGTGGAGGCGGACCGGGGCCGTGGTCTGCGCCCCGTGGCCGCGGGGCGCAGCCGGGTCTACATTGCGGCGCGGTACATACCCCCACAACGGAGGGTCGGGAATGCGTTCAAGGATTGCGATGGTTGCGCTGCCGGCAGCGGCGGCCCGGCAGTAGCATGGCTTACGAGGAGCAGCTGCGCACGGCAGCCACCGCACCCGCGCAGGAATCCGCATCGCTCGAGTCGCTGCTGACGCCGGCGGCGATCGTCGATCTCGACGTCATGGAGGCGAACCTCGACCGCATGGCGGCGTATGCCCGCGGCCACGAGTTGCGGCTGCGGCCGCACACGAAGACGCACAAGTCGCCGCTTCTCGCGGCCGAGCAGGTGCGCCGCGGCGCGGCCGGTCTCACGGTGGCGCAGTTACACGAGGCCCGGCTGATGGCTGAGGTGAGCGACGACATCCTCCTCGCCCACCCGCCGGTCGGCACGGCGAAGCTCACGCGACTGCTCGCGCTGCGGGCGGACATCACGTTGACCGTGGCGCTCGACTCACGCGCAGCGCTGGAGCCGCTCGCGACGGCCGCCGACGCCGCAGCCCGCGAGATCGGCGTACTCATCGAGCTCGATCTGGGCATGGGCCGCGTCGGCATTGCAGACG
The sequence above is a segment of the Longimicrobiales bacterium genome. Coding sequences within it:
- a CDS encoding MlaD family protein; this translates as MHKRNRNLAAIGLLTIVAAAIFFWGLFWMLGAPVFRGGMDVTLLLSDGGGLKRSDRVQVQGVQVGTVRSIDLNPQGGVVVGLRIEREDLALPTDTRASISGDVFGAHVVDLIPGSSAISISPGDTLRGATAPQLTQMASDLGSRVESVLVNADRLLSPAAVADVHATAAVLPASAQELRAAFEQLRLASIALRRTAEEVQGAEAGTALTGAISEVERSALALTSAAGRLEESLGSFASVMQKIDNGNGTLGRLVNDETAFDELNNTLREMRALAADIRERPQRYFNVRVF
- a CDS encoding ATP-binding cassette domain-containing protein yields the protein MIEFRNLHKSFGDLMVLRGVDLVVEEGETLALLGPSGTGKSVLIKHAMGLLEPDEGDVIVDGISIASATPKELRSVRRRIGYVFQNAALFDSLTVAENLWLAQTDEKEGRSPQACRAECEDLLRRVNLDASVMDKYPSELSGGMRKRVGVARAIAHQPRYLLWDEPTTGLDPVNADNIDELIMELDRQLGVTSIVVTHDLDTAFEVGDRIALLYEGRVRAVQTPEDILKNQDPVVRRFVRRSRVEDNAVA
- a CDS encoding ABC transporter permease gives rise to the protein MRKLTNGLVRVGEAAVLAGQIVRVLPRPRLYFNSALQQAYLMGIQSLPLVLVMAFLGGAVTSQQTGAQFAGGLPLWVIGSVLAASVITELGPVLTGIVMMARVGAAIAAELASMKVTEQIDALVAMGRDPVAFLVVPRVVGGLIAFPPLVILANAMGVAAGYFIALLVVDGMTSADLVYGMRFYFRTWALIFSVLKGAVFGFAITFIACFVGLSGSGGAEGVGRTTTNAVVATTIALMLLDVLMVPVLKAF
- a CDS encoding ATP-binding protein, with protein sequence MSAPKSRRARVPAPLRISLLYAAFGVTWILLGDLTLWIRGGVTRAALLTELVKGGVFVGASALLLYILVRREVAKRQRSAAQLASVLETAPVGIAAIRVDGSISGWNTAATAILGWSEADVLDRRAGELGLAPAQLPDHGTAGDLTVRAKSGEPVDIRVFTSAPDEASAGARVLVFLDRRREIETEAALRRAQKLEAVGRLAGGIAHEFNNVLTTVIGHASMLAARLDGAGPLQEHVAEVRRSAERAAVLTRQLLVFSGKHITRTAAVDLTRLLGDMASAIDHVAADNVETRYDLADDLWSVRCDAAQLNQLVLNLVVNARDAMPDGGTLTLETANVQVTGPDDVERVPPGTYVLLRVSDTGRGMSAETLAHLFEPFFTTKELGTGLGLATVHGIVQQFDGHVRVQSRTGRGSCFEIYLPRATPDSGAAPAAGRHASVNATLLVVEDDDAVRDLTCRILRRSGHTVLSARNGHEALDVLASGTLVHLVIADIVMPGMNGVELGEHMRRDYPSVPILFTSGYVAPDVGDAAGLADGSRFIEKPFRPEQLLARVGELLA